In the genome of Gloeotrichia echinulata CP02, one region contains:
- a CDS encoding LysR family transcriptional regulator, producing the protein MRLEQLQAFLAIAETGSFQQAAKKCAVTQSTISRQIQALEAYLGVELFHRTTHAKLTLGGERLLPRVRKICQEWQIATDELADLMAGKQPELCIASIHSLCSSYLPPVLQKFCHDYPQVQLRVTSLGSDRALKVLKDGLVDLAIVMNNRFLTTGREMVVETLYDEPIEVLTGANHPLAQYEYIPWSELIRYPQVVFKDGYGMQRLVQERFDRLEAKLHAALEVNTLDAFRGVVRQGELIALLPHSALVEARLDPTLAIRPLASNSATPDCSGLTRRVVMVTTQDRLQIPPIQHFWHLVREYIPLQLDQQLTAS; encoded by the coding sequence ATGCGACTAGAGCAGTTGCAAGCCTTTCTGGCGATCGCAGAAACCGGCAGTTTTCAACAAGCAGCAAAAAAATGTGCTGTTACGCAATCGACTATCAGTCGCCAAATTCAGGCATTGGAAGCGTATTTAGGGGTAGAATTGTTTCATAGAACAACTCACGCTAAGTTAACCCTTGGCGGTGAACGGTTGCTACCCCGTGTCCGCAAAATTTGCCAAGAGTGGCAAATTGCCACAGATGAATTGGCGGATTTAATGGCAGGTAAGCAGCCAGAACTTTGCATTGCGTCCATTCACTCACTATGTTCTTCTTACTTGCCACCAGTGTTACAAAAATTTTGTCATGATTATCCCCAAGTGCAACTGCGGGTGACATCATTGGGTAGCGATCGCGCTTTAAAAGTCCTCAAAGATGGCTTGGTAGATCTGGCAATTGTGATGAATAATCGCTTTTTAACTACTGGCAGAGAAATGGTAGTAGAAACACTATATGATGAACCGATAGAAGTCCTGACTGGTGCTAATCATCCCCTAGCCCAATATGAATATATCCCTTGGTCAGAACTAATTCGTTACCCGCAAGTGGTTTTTAAAGATGGCTATGGGATGCAACGTCTAGTCCAAGAGAGATTTGATCGATTGGAAGCTAAACTCCATGCGGCTTTGGAGGTGAATACCCTAGATGCTTTTCGGGGAGTTGTGCGTCAAGGAGAATTGATAGCTTTGTTACCTCACTCAGCTTTAGTGGAAGCACGTCTTGACCCTACTCTGGCGATTCGTCCCCTAGCTAGTAATAGTGCTACACCTGACTGTTCGGGCTTGACTCGTCGCGTAGTGATGGTAACAACTCAAGACCGGCTACAGATTCCCCCCATCCAGCATTTTTGGCACCTCGTGCGGGAATACATCCCACTCCAACTTGATCAGCAGCTAACTGCTTCATAA
- a CDS encoding 5-formyltetrahydrofolate cyclo-ligase, which translates to MNKVVRQLDKTKLRRTLLKTRQSMPSGEWREKSDRICTQLQTSVLFTEAKTILSYFSFRQEPDLSPLLQDTKHRWGFPRCVGKSLCWHIWTDNDSIEIGAYGITEPHPDTPIVDPAEVDLILVPSVACDYQGYRLGYGGGYYDRLLSQKEWMTKPTIGIVFDFAYLPQLPLQPWDKPLQAVVTELGLTNQ; encoded by the coding sequence GTGAACAAAGTTGTTCGTCAACTAGATAAAACAAAACTCCGTCGTACTCTGCTCAAAACACGTCAATCAATGCCCAGTGGAGAGTGGAGAGAAAAAAGCGATCGCATTTGCACGCAACTGCAAACCTCTGTTTTGTTTACCGAAGCAAAAACAATACTTAGTTACTTCAGTTTTCGCCAAGAACCAGACCTCAGTCCACTATTGCAAGACACCAAGCACCGTTGGGGATTTCCTCGCTGCGTTGGTAAATCCTTGTGTTGGCATATCTGGACAGATAATGACTCTATAGAAATCGGCGCCTATGGTATTACTGAACCCCATCCCGACACCCCAATCGTAGATCCTGCGGAAGTAGACTTGATTCTCGTCCCTAGTGTCGCTTGCGACTATCAAGGATATCGCTTGGGTTATGGTGGCGGATATTACGATCGCTTGCTCAGTCAAAAAGAGTGGATGACAAAGCCGACTATAGGAATTGTGTTTGATTTTGCCTATTTACCTCAATTACCTCTTCAACCTTGGGATAAACCTTTACAAGCTGTTGTTACCGAACTTGGGTTAACGAACCAATAA
- a CDS encoding anthranilate phosphoribosyltransferase family protein, with amino-acid sequence MSNVFREFLQKVGSGNHTTKDLTRKEAATATKMMLLGEATPAQIGAFLIAHRIKRPTGEELAGMLDAYDELGPKLLPIASGRPVIVFGIPYDGRTRTAPISPVTALLLAAAGQPVVMHGGDRLPTKYGLPLVEIWQGLGVDWTSLPLANTQQVFAQTGIGFVYTPQHFPLTQTIWQYRDQLGKRPPLATMELIWCPYAGDAHIIAGFVHPPTEGMFQTALALRGMTKLTTVKGLEGSCDLPRDRTAIIGLCQPPQDIERWLLVPHEYGFTTKNVSLGTPEELFADIQSILAGNPGELKQTALWNGGFYLWQSGICQDMRAGLAKAEELIANGAVAAKLQQLHAYQTPIL; translated from the coding sequence ATGAGTAATGTATTTAGGGAATTTTTGCAGAAGGTAGGGAGTGGAAACCACACAACAAAGGATTTAACCCGAAAAGAAGCAGCTACAGCTACGAAGATGATGCTGCTGGGTGAAGCGACACCAGCGCAAATTGGAGCTTTTTTGATTGCTCATCGCATCAAGCGTCCCACGGGGGAAGAGTTAGCGGGAATGTTAGATGCTTACGATGAATTAGGTCCTAAATTGCTACCTATTGCCTCTGGACGACCGGTGATAGTGTTTGGTATCCCCTATGATGGTAGAACCCGGACTGCACCAATTAGCCCGGTAACAGCTTTGTTATTAGCTGCTGCTGGACAACCAGTGGTCATGCATGGTGGCGATCGCTTACCTACTAAATACGGACTACCCTTGGTTGAAATTTGGCAAGGTTTAGGGGTTGATTGGACTAGTTTACCACTAGCAAATACTCAACAGGTGTTTGCACAAACGGGAATCGGCTTTGTTTATACGCCACAGCACTTTCCCTTAACTCAAACTATTTGGCAATATCGGGACCAACTCGGTAAACGTCCCCCCTTGGCAACAATGGAGCTAATTTGGTGTCCTTATGCTGGGGATGCTCATATTATTGCCGGCTTTGTCCATCCGCCCACCGAAGGGATGTTTCAAACTGCTTTGGCACTGAGGGGCATGACAAAATTGACAACCGTCAAAGGATTGGAAGGTAGTTGCGACTTACCACGTGATCGTACAGCAATTATTGGCTTATGTCAACCACCCCAGGATATAGAACGGTGGCTACTTGTGCCTCATGAATACGGCTTTACTACCAAAAATGTATCCCTTGGTACTCCTGAAGAATTATTTGCCGATATCCAGTCAATTTTGGCAGGTAATCCTGGAGAACTCAAGCAAACAGCCTTATGGAATGGTGGATTTTACCTGTGGCAAAGTGGTATATGTCAAGATATGCGAGCAGGTTTAGCTAAGGCAGAAGAGTTAATTGCCAATGGTGCAGTAGCTGCCAAACTCCAACAACTTCACGCATATCAAACTCCGATTCTTTAA
- the hemB gene encoding porphobilinogen synthase gives MFPTHRPRRLRNHPQLRRMVRETVVSTSDLIYPLFAVPGERIANEVRSMPGVYQLSVDKIVEEAKEVYDLGIPAIILFGIPADKDVDANGAWHDCGIVQKAATAVKQAVPDLIVIADTCLCEYTSHGHCGYLQTGDLTGRVLNDPTLELLKKTAVSQAKAGADIIAPSGMMDGFVQAIRAGLDEAGFQDTPILSYAAKYASAYYGPFRDAADSTPQFGDRRTYQMDPGNAREAIKEIELDIAEGADMLMVKPALAYMDIIWRVKEASNLPVAAYNVSGEYAMVKAAALNGWIDEQRVVMETLTAFKRAGADLILTYHAKDAARWLG, from the coding sequence ATGTTTCCAACTCATCGTCCCCGCCGTCTACGTAACCATCCTCAACTACGTCGGATGGTCCGCGAAACTGTTGTCTCAACAAGTGACTTAATTTACCCACTGTTTGCTGTACCAGGGGAGAGAATTGCTAATGAAGTCAGATCTATGCCTGGAGTTTACCAACTTTCGGTAGACAAAATTGTCGAAGAGGCAAAAGAGGTTTATGACTTAGGAATTCCCGCAATTATTCTATTTGGAATTCCTGCCGATAAAGATGTCGATGCTAATGGTGCTTGGCACGATTGTGGTATTGTACAAAAAGCAGCAACGGCTGTCAAACAAGCAGTTCCAGATTTAATTGTGATTGCTGACACTTGTTTGTGTGAGTACACAAGTCACGGTCACTGCGGTTATTTGCAAACCGGCGATTTGACTGGACGGGTTTTAAATGACCCCACTTTGGAATTATTGAAAAAAACAGCAGTTTCTCAAGCCAAAGCCGGTGCTGATATCATCGCCCCTTCAGGGATGATGGATGGCTTTGTCCAAGCAATTCGTGCTGGTTTGGATGAAGCAGGATTCCAAGACACGCCAATTTTGTCCTATGCTGCTAAATATGCTTCGGCTTATTATGGGCCGTTCAGAGATGCAGCAGACTCTACACCGCAATTTGGCGACAGAAGAACTTACCAAATGGACCCAGGTAACGCCCGCGAAGCGATTAAAGAAATTGAATTGGATATCGCCGAAGGTGCTGATATGCTGATGGTCAAGCCAGCTTTAGCCTATATGGATATAATCTGGCGGGTCAAGGAAGCGAGTAATTTACCCGTTGCCGCTTACAATGTTTCTGGTGAATATGCGATGGTCAAAGCTGCAGCACTCAATGGCTGGATTGATGAACAGCGTGTAGTTATGGAAACCTTAACTGCGTTTAAACGCGCTGGTGCTGATTTGATTTTGACCTACCACGCTAAAGATGCGGCGCGGTGGTTGGGTTAA